The DNA region GCAGTCTAAAGTAGCTGACAATGCCAATCACTAAGACCAATATGGTTATTAGTGATACAGCAGCTTTATTTTTAAAAGCCCATTTTGTGAAAGTTGACACAGTAAATTTCTCCTCCCGTAGAACAAAATGAAAATACCAAATTAAATCGTATCATAAATTTTTCCAAAAATAAGACTAAATTTGTAATTAATACAAACTTTACAAAAATTAAAAGAATGACTTGTTTCGTAGTCATTTACCTCCTGTAAACTTTTTCCTCCCTTCTGAATTTAATGGTACTTTTATTGGGAATTTTCTGTAATGTACTAAAAGCGTATTTTCTAGTAAGACTTGAGACGTAGAAAAAGAATAGGACAACTGTTTTGTAAACTGAAAAAAAAATCCTCCCAGTGATGGAGGTCTTCATGATCAAATGGGTAGTGTTTTCCTGTTGATAAGGCGAGATAATCAATGAAGGATAACGATAAGACTTTTTTTTAGGAAATGCAGGAAAAGCAACAGGGACTTGAGAAATTTATATATACCAACCACTTTGCAAAAATGTTCTGGAGGAAGAGGGAGCAAACAAATGTTGACTTTTGTGGAAAAAAGGACAATTTTAAATACATTCGAATTAAAGGAAAAGGAAATAAGTAATAATAGATTGGTATATGAATATCCTGCAAGCAAGCAAAGAGGGAAAGTACTTGCTAGGGAATTACATCCTACAGGAAATGGCTATGTACTAGGGAAATACATGAATGAAGAAACGATTAAGAATAATGGATAAAAAGTTGATCCAAGAGGTTGGATTTCTATTAAAGAATTTTCAAAGGATGAGCTAACTAAAGTAATAGTTGAGGCAATGAAGTTCATGTCAGAGATAAAGGTTTCTTAATTACCTGGAAGGATGCTGGAACCGCTTTAGCTCGACAGGGCTTCGAAATTTACAGTGTAATGCTTATTTAAAGAAGCAGTATTATCTCAATTATATGGTGAAATTAAGCAAGATGGAGGTGGTTTTACTGAAAAAATGGTTCTTTTCAATAGTTACTATTGTAGTTGTGATGTTTGTTTCAATTAACTTATACACAAAATTTAAAATGAATACTGTTCGAGAAAAAGTATTACAAAACTATCCAGAAATAACCAAAATAGATACTGTAAATAGTATTGGACAATGGGGAGAATGGTTCTCTGAATATGCACTTGTAGTAGAAATAAATGGAAATAATTATCGAGTTTGGACATTTGAAAATGGCAAAATTACTGGAAAAGAACTCTTAAATTAAATCTTCTTACTGATTAAATTTTAATAAGAAATGGGAAACCACAAAGATTGAGTTTCCCTTCTTTTTTATCTAATAATTAACATTAGAATTTAACAGAGCCAAAATTATAAAAGGAGAAAACCGTTGAGCTTTATTAAATTATTTAAGAATTTTGTTGATCAACAATATGGTAATCCGAAGGGACTTGTAGGGCTTTATATAGGAGAAAAGATGGTGCAGCAGCATCAACCTGAAACACTATGGACTATTAATCTTTTGTCTCCGCAACCAGACGATACTATATTAGAGCTTGGCTGTGGAGCAGGTTATGCAGTGAAACAAGTGATAGGTCAATTTAAAGTAAAACAAATTGTAGGATTAGATATCTCTAAAACTGTGATTCAATCAGCAAGGATAAGAAATAGAAAGGATATACTAAATGGAAAGGTAAGATTTTTACAAGGAGACGTAAAACATCTGCCTTTTGAAGATAACTCTTTTTCAAAGGTATTTAGTATACAATCCATTTATTTTTGGGGGGACCTACCAAATACATTGTCTGAAATATACCGAGTAATTAAACCAGGAGGGTCTATAATAATAACCCTTAGTGATGGTGAAGACAATAAGAAATGGGAAGGCATTACAGATTTGTTAAACGATCAAGTTATGCCAATTATGGATCAGTGTGGCTTTAAAAATATAGAAAAACTAAAGGGTCCGGACTCAAGGCAGTTTCAAACAGTCGCTATAAAGGCATCGATTTAGCGATTAATGGACTTTAGGAAATACGGTATGCTTAAAATGTATAACACTAAACAAGAAGGGTCTTGAGTAAAAACTCAAGTCCCTATCCCTGTTTATATCAGTAATTAAATTAATTTTTTAAATTAGTGCTTTCTTCATAGACATCAAATAAATGGCTATAATAGTCTTTTATTTTTTTGTTGGAGTTATTTTTTATAAGGTTACTTTTTTGATACTGCAAAATTGGAAAGGATGCTACTATCAGAACAGAACCACATAACAACAATAAGCACACAATACCTATGATAACAAACATTTTATCCACTCCTTATCATCTTGGAATAGTACAAAATGATTGTAATTGATGAAACGCATTTCATATCAAGAAGAAATATCATTTTTTTATAAGGGGTTTCAAACTATGGCAAATATTAAGGATATTGCAAAGAAGGCAGGAGTATCAGTAACAACAGTTTCCCGTGTAATAAATAATCATCCATATGTCAGTGAAGAAAAAAGGGAAGCTGTTATACGGGCTATAGAGGAGACCAATTACCAAAGAAATTTAAATGCTGTTCATTTAAGCAAAGGAGAAACTTTCCTTATAGGGGTTGTGATCCCTTTTATCAATCATCCTTACTTTGGTTTATTAGTTGAAGGAATAGCGAACGAAGCTGTAAAGAACAATTACAAATTGGTTCTATTCCAAACAAATTATGAGGTAGTCAGAGAGGTTGAAGCATTAAAGATGTTACAACATAAACAAATAGATGCTTTGATTATCTGTTCAAGAAGTTGCGGATGGGATGTTATCGACGAGTATGTACAGTACGGACCAATCGTTCTTTGCGAAGATTCTAGAGGTCAAAATGTATCTTCAACATTTATCGACCATTATAAAAGCTTTTTAAATGCATTAGAATATCTACATAAGAAAGGGCATCAAAAGATTGGCTATTGCGTTGGAAGAAAATCAGGAACCAATAGTATGCAAAGGGAAAAGGCATACAAGGAATTTTTGAAAAAGATAGATGTACCGTTTGCCCCCGATTACATTTTTTATGAATGCCTTAAATTTGAGGATGGGGTAAAAGTGGTGCAGCAGTTGACAGAAATGGATAACCCACCAACAGCACTGCTAGTTACTAGTGACATCGTTGCTGCGGGAGTAATAACCTACAGTCAGGAAAAGGGAATCTCAATACCTGATGAACTAGCAATAATGGGTTTTGATAACCAGCCAATAGCGAAAATTATGCACATCACCACACTCGAAATTCCTTTGGTTGAAATCGGAAGAAAATTATTTCTTCAAGCAATCGACAATACAAAAAATTCTCACGAAGAGATAGATGTCAAATTAATTAATCGGCAAACTGTGTAATTAAGAACTAAGAGCTTGGACATTCCATGCTTACGATTTGTTGTACGAATTATGTTTAAAAAAGAGAGTAAACACGTTAAAACAACAAAAAAGAATCCGAAATAACTTACGATTTCGCATCCCTTTTTAGATGATTTTTTTATGTTTGTACTCCTTTCACTATTGAAAAATGGAAAGGAAAAAGCGTTCGATTATCAACTTTAGAGGCGTTTGGTAAGGCAATAGACTTTCAGCCTGGAGATATTTTAAAATACAAAGGTGACGAAGAAAAAATATTAGACAACAATTTCTTCAACTACTGGGAAGCTGGGAAGTAAATTTACTACACTTTTTTTGAAATTTCTTCTCTATTAGGAGCAAGTGGTGGTTGTTCTAGCCATTTATTTTGTACCATTAAATTATACCATTTCTTGGTTACCATAAGATTCTTTAGAATAGTGCCTTCATAAGCTGCTATAAGGTCTGTTCGCATGGATGATGCTAGACCCGCCCCATGATAGTTTTGGGCGGCTTGGAACAAGAAACCAATGTGATACAACATTAACTTATCAGAAAAAGGAGATTCCGTTGAAGTTGTCACTTCTGTTTCCCAAGATTTTGGTACTGGTAAGTTATCTGTTTGCATAATTTTTGTAAATGTTTTTATTTGTCCATCAGCAGTTTTCTCGGAATCCGTTAAAAATTTTCTTACCTCTTTTGTTTGAGCGACTTGACTGAAAGCGATTGAAAGAGTTTTTGCCATGATGCTTTTTTTAAGGTTGAAAGAAATACTTATGATTTCTGTTGCAGCTAATTTTCTACCCTTTCCGAAAAATCCATCTATGAAATCTTGGCTAGTAATATATTCGGGGTTTTTAGCGGGATAAAATAAAGGATCTCTCTGGAAATTTCCTTTCTCAAGCAATAACTCAATGGTTTGATGATACATTCTTTTCGCATCGTTATCGCATGAATCGTAAAATTCCCTTAAATCTTTTCTAACTGATACAGCTAATGAGGTGCTGTGCCCTAACAATCCATGTAAGGTCATGACATGTAAATAATTCAGGCAAAATATATCCGTGAACAATCTTTGTTTACCTTTAAAGAGGTCTGATTCTGTAAATCCAATTGGAACGGGGAAACCCTCGGTCTCAATAAAAGTTACGATTTGTTTTTTTTGTTTCCCGTACGTCGTAATTGCATCCTCAAAAATGGCTTTTATTGGCCCGTCCTCAATAATAGAGAGCATATATCTATTTACCACATCTGTCATTGTACCGTTTATATACTCTCCCCACAGTGTTCCTATTTCGGAAGATGTAAGTTTTAATTTATAGTCATCCATATTACCACCTCTTTGATATTATTTACTAATTTATCAAGTAATATGAATTTCACTAAGAGAACATTATAAGAGGATTAATGCTCATTTCAAAGAGCGGTGCTTCTTTTGATACAAAAAACACCGAAAAATACGGTGCGATTTTGTATGCATTATTATTTTCATAAAGCATCATCAACATTTGACAAAAGGCTATTCCGCGATTAACATCAATCCTAACTTAATTAGTGGGACTTGGGAGTGTTTATGATGAAAATTTATATTGATGCCGATGCTTGTCCAGTAAAAGATATCATTATCTCTGAGGGTACGAAGGCGGGAATTCCTGTTATCCTTGTGACTAGCTTTTCACATTTTTCGACGACGGAACAACCATCAGGGGTAGAAACCATTTATGTTGATTCTGGAGCGGAGGCTGCGGATTATCGGATTATGAAGTTAGCAGCAAAAGGAGATATCATCGTTACGCAAGATTATGGTCTTGCTTCATTAGGGTTAGCCAAATCTTGTACAGTTCTTCATCATAAAGGGTTTAGCTATACAAATGAAAATATTGACCAATTATTACAAACTCGTTATTTGAGTGCAATGGCTCGAAAGGGTGGAAAGCGAACAAAAGGGCCAAAACCATTCACTGCAGAGGATAGGGAGAAGTTTAGGGAACTTTTTAAAGAAGCAATTTTAAACCTATAGTTAGTATTGAATCACAGCTGGAATAAATAGAGAATCTAGCGCCCTTTTTTAAACCAGCTTATGATTACATAAATAATAATTAGTAACACACCTATCTCAATAGCATGGTCGG from Neobacillus sp. FSL H8-0543 includes:
- a CDS encoding LacI family DNA-binding transcriptional regulator; its protein translation is MANIKDIAKKAGVSVTTVSRVINNHPYVSEEKREAVIRAIEETNYQRNLNAVHLSKGETFLIGVVIPFINHPYFGLLVEGIANEAVKNNYKLVLFQTNYEVVREVEALKMLQHKQIDALIICSRSCGWDVIDEYVQYGPIVLCEDSRGQNVSSTFIDHYKSFLNALEYLHKKGHQKIGYCVGRKSGTNSMQREKAYKEFLKKIDVPFAPDYIFYECLKFEDGVKVVQQLTEMDNPPTALLVTSDIVAAGVITYSQEKGISIPDELAIMGFDNQPIAKIMHITTLEIPLVEIGRKLFLQAIDNTKNSHEEIDVKLINRQTV
- a CDS encoding DUF3231 family protein gives rise to the protein MDDYKLKLTSSEIGTLWGEYINGTMTDVVNRYMLSIIEDGPIKAIFEDAITTYGKQKKQIVTFIETEGFPVPIGFTESDLFKGKQRLFTDIFCLNYLHVMTLHGLLGHSTSLAVSVRKDLREFYDSCDNDAKRMYHQTIELLLEKGNFQRDPLFYPAKNPEYITSQDFIDGFFGKGRKLAATEIISISFNLKKSIMAKTLSIAFSQVAQTKEVRKFLTDSEKTADGQIKTFTKIMQTDNLPVPKSWETEVTTSTESPFSDKLMLYHIGFLFQAAQNYHGAGLASSMRTDLIAAYEGTILKNLMVTKKWYNLMVQNKWLEQPPLAPNREEISKKV
- a CDS encoding class I SAM-dependent methyltransferase, with the translated sequence MSFIKLFKNFVDQQYGNPKGLVGLYIGEKMVQQHQPETLWTINLLSPQPDDTILELGCGAGYAVKQVIGQFKVKQIVGLDISKTVIQSARIRNRKDILNGKVRFLQGDVKHLPFEDNSFSKVFSIQSIYFWGDLPNTLSEIYRVIKPGGSIIITLSDGEDNKKWEGITDLLNDQVMPIMDQCGFKNIEKLKGPDSRQFQTVAIKASI
- a CDS encoding YaiI/YqxD family protein — translated: MKIYIDADACPVKDIIISEGTKAGIPVILVTSFSHFSTTEQPSGVETIYVDSGAEAADYRIMKLAAKGDIIVTQDYGLASLGLAKSCTVLHHKGFSYTNENIDQLLQTRYLSAMARKGGKRTKGPKPFTAEDREKFRELFKEAILNL